The uncultured Desulfatiglans sp. DNA window CGGACTAACCCGCATCCAGATGGCGCGCCGGACGCAGCCCATGTTTATCCCGCCCTGCGCATATAACAGATGAGGACTTCCGCCGCGACGGCTACCGATCCACCTTTCGCTCGTAAAACCCTTTTTCGAAGGCCATGATGGTCGTCAGGCCTTCATTCACATCGATCGTAATGACCACCGGGCGACCCGTATCGTCGTCTTTACCCTCCAAATGACCAAGGTCCCCTTCAGGATCCAGAAGTGCAAAACCAGCCTCCTTCAGCAGGCCCGCCGACTGATCCTTCAACTCCCCATGGAAAACGAAGGCGTGCCCACCAAGCATCGCTTCATCTTCATAAATATAGCCGGCGCTCACCAAGGGACTTGCACCGGTGACATGGTACAGTTCGATCTTCAGCTCTCCCATCTGAGAGATCTCATCGGGTTCCCCCAGGATGGAGCGCACCTCGCTTCTGGACATCGACACACTGACCCGATCGATGTCCGAAATACCTACGGCGGCAGTCGCCGCCCCTGAGAAAAAGAACAGAACGCCACACAAAATGACCCATGGACCCTTTTTCATCCGAAGCTCCTTTTCACCTTGTCCGCATGATGCGGACTCACAGCGCTGATATAAAGAAACCGGTTTCTGCTTCCTTCTGGAGGGGACTTCACGAGTCGCCCGCGCCCTCGATCGACCCCTGCGGAATACCACCGCCGAATTGCCCCCGCAGGATGGCTATTTGAACAGGGCATCGATGGCGTTGACCAGACCAGCCGGGTTGACGCCTACACCGACCGACGCGCTCGATTCCTTCTTGACCCTGGTTCCGTCTGCGGTGACGTACTCCTTCGACGACGAAGAGGTCTTCACCTTTTTTTCGAGTGGATTTGCCTGGCTCAAAGCCGCATCAGCACCGATCTTGACCACTTCGCGCACCAGTTCCTTATGGCTCATCTGGGCCGCCTCGTCGGTGCCGGCCGCCTGCTCCGCGGGGACGCCGTTTGCCGGGGTGTCAACCGCCTGTTCCAGAGAAGCCGCCCCGCCCGCGCTCCCTACAGGTGTCAAGGTCACCTTTACAGCGGACGGGGTCAATACATAGGCCTCGCCTGTCTTCTCCTGCGCATCGAGGGAACTCATACTGCTCCCGACGCCCATGGCGGGATCCTTGAAAAAGAGCCCGGAATGAACACCTGATTGAATCGCTTTCAGGTAGGCCCTGTCTTTCTGGTATAATTTTTGGATCACCACATCCTCCTGGCGGTAGTTCTCTTTTTGCAGGGTGAGGATATGGCTGCGGGTCCGCTCGAGCGAAACCGTGCCCGGGGTTGTTCCAACGTATTGCCCATCGGCATACATCTTCGCCCCCATGGGATTGGTCGAAACCGGAATGTCCTGCTTCAGGACCGGTGTGCTGCATCCGCCGGCGAACGAGGTGATCAGTCCTATGATGATACAGAGCCGCTTCCAGATCTTCATCGATATTCCCCTCCGTTTCAAAAAAAAACGCCCGGGCCGCCGGATGGAATCGCGGCCGCCCGAAGCTCGATGATTACAATCTGTTGATGTGGATCGGTTTGACCGGACATCGTTTTCAAGCTTGGCAGTCTAAAAAGACTGGCCTTTCATGTCAAGCCCCCCGACCCGCTGACCGCTGCGGACCGTGCCTTCGTCCAACTCCGGATCATCCCCTTTCTTCCCGCTCCTTCAATTCCTGCGCCTGTGCGACCGTGATGGCGATGACATGCACGACATTTTCCATGTCGCTGCTCCGCTGAAGGACGTTGAAAGGCCTGCTGAGCCCCATCAGCAGCGGGCCCACGGCCTTCGCCCCGCCTGCATATTCGAGCAGCTTGAAGGCCGCGTTCCCCGCGTCCAGATTGGGAAAAATGAGCACGTTGGCCGGCCCTCCGAGACGGCAGAACGGGTAGAGCCGTTTGACGATCTCCTCCGAAAGGGCGGTGTCCACCTGCATCTCACCGTCTATCACCATACCCGGCTTCTTACGCCGACAGAGCTTCACGGCCTCTTCGACGACCATGGCATCCGGATGCCGGGTACTGCCGAAGTTGGAAAAGGAGACCATGGCGATCCGCGGGTTGATGTCGAAGAAGACCGCCTGCTCTGAAGCGAGAAGGGCAATCTCAGCGAGGTCCTCCGCGGAGGGGTGAAAATTCACGGTCGTATCGGCAAGAAGCAGCGTCCGCCCTTTAAGGATGAGGAGATAGCTGCCCGAAACCTTGGATATGCCGGACCGCCTCGGAATCACTTGCAGAACCGGGCGGATCGCATCCGGATAAGAGCGTCCGATGCCGTGGACCTGTCCGTCGACGTAACCCTCCAGCACCATCGCTGCGCCGAAGACGTAGCGGCTCCGCAGTTGTCGGCGGGTCTCCTCCAAGGACCACCCTTTTCGGGCCCGTTTTTCGAAAAGCACCTCGACGAACCGGTCGTAGAGCGGGCTTTTGAAGTTGTCCAGGATCTCCACCCCCTCCAGCGAGACCTGTAGTTCGCGGGCCAATGATCGGATCTTTTCCTCGTTCCCGAGGAGCAGCGGCCGCGCAATGCCCTCGCGGGCAACCTCGTGCGCGGCCCGC harbors:
- a CDS encoding conserved exported hypothetical protein (Evidence 4 : Unknown function but conserved in other organisms), encoding MKKGPWVILCGVLFFFSGAATAAVGISDIDRVSVSMSRSEVRSILGEPDEISQMGELKIELYHVTGASPLVSAGYIYEDEAMLGGHAFVFHGELKDQSAGLLKEAGFALLDPEGDLGHLEGKDDDTGRPVVITIDVNEGLTTIMAFEKGFYERKVDR
- a CDS encoding PEGA domain protein, with the protein product MKIWKRLCIIIGLITSFAGGCSTPVLKQDIPVSTNPMGAKMYADGQYVGTTPGTVSLERTRSHILTLQKENYRQEDVVIQKLYQKDRAYLKAIQSGVHSGLFFKDPAMGVGSSMSSLDAQEKTGEAYVLTPSAVKVTLTPVGSAGGAASLEQAVDTPANGVPAEQAAGTDEAAQMSHKELVREVVKIGADAALSQANPLEKKVKTSSSSKEYVTADGTRVKKESSASVGVGVNPAGLVNAIDALFK